One genomic segment of Epinephelus fuscoguttatus linkage group LG19, E.fuscoguttatus.final_Chr_v1 includes these proteins:
- the LOC125878910 gene encoding uncharacterized protein LOC125878910 isoform X3, producing MMKMSGRVTGCCVALFFALSSVTAVERLNSIDDLKRINFGRDVPKHSLVLLYWFANIVDIDVNDDIQLTFDPNRGDYGSHHYGNFERMLDPLPQGSRYKYYTVGNIHQETPVELPSYVVRPQREYMGRNMDRIIIRVREQNAGGGALPRIDQVYITQHHENQRTYDPEHTYQITTNLLRQIREFSVGQNQQQLLRLRNRYGSNADDYQIRNTWGDLVGLGLLCFIVIQTRYSWNQKSSWTKHSYKSNNQNNDLILILLLLLFIFVVAFLSQPGK from the coding sequence ATGATGAAGATGTCAGGAAGAGTCACTGGTTGCTGTGTAGCTCTGTTCTTTGCCCTGTCTTCTGTGACAGCTGTAGAAAGACTCAATTCAATTGATGATTTGAAGAGAATCAACTTTGGCCGAGATGTACCCAAACACAGTCTTGTGCTGCTCTACTGGTTTGCCAACATAGTTGACATTGACGTTAATGATGACAtacagctgacctttgacccaaaCAGAGGAGATTACGGGTCACATCATTATGGCAACTTTGAGAGGATGCTGGACCCACTGCCTCAGGGAAGCAGATACAAGTACTACACTGTAGGCAATATCCATCAGGAAACGCCTGTTGAACTTCCATCCTATGTCGTTCGTCCCCAAAGGGAGTACATGGGAAGAAACATGGACAGGATCATCATTCGTGTCAGGGAGCAGAACGCAGGAGGGGGAGCTTTGCCAAGGATAGACCAAGTGTATATCACACAGCATCATGAAAATCAGAGGACATATGATCCAGAACACACCTACCAGATCACCACTAACCTCTTGAGACAAATCAGAGAGTTTTCTGTGGGACAAAACCAACAGCAACTGTTGCGTCTCAGAAACCGCTATGGGAGTAACGCTGATGATTACCAGATCAGAAACACATGGGGTGACCTTGTTGGCCTTGGACTGCTGTGTTTTATCGTCATCCAAACAAGGTACTCCTGGAACCAaaaaagctcctggaccaaACACAGCTACAAATCAAATAACCAGAAtaatgatttgattttgattcttttattgcttttatttatctttgttgTGGCATTTTTGAGTCAACCTGGGAAGTAG
- the LOC125878910 gene encoding uncharacterized protein LOC125878910 isoform X2, whose protein sequence is MMKMSRRVTSCCIVLLFALTSVSAVRILQSIDDLKKIDFGQSVPEHSLLLLHWFANTIDIDNNNIIWLTFDPNSGDYGAHHYGNYEGLLDPLPRGHIRYQYYAVGNLNQETSMELPSYVVNPPPEYVGTNRDRIIIRVREQNTGRQGLQRIDQVYITQHYDTSEYQGTPYDPAHTYRITTNLLRQIREFSVGQNQQQLSRLRNRYGSNADDVLLRHIRNIWDELACLGLLLFIVIQEKHSINQHNYRPKNDYRPETTNRPETNNRPENRQNDWCDDACVHCCLFITILVLVIFFLFIPSRF, encoded by the coding sequence ATGATGAAGATGTCAAGAAGAGTCACCAGTTGCTGCATAGTTCTTCTCTTTGCCCTGACCTCTGTGTCAGCTGTACGAATACTTCAATCAATCGATGATTTGAAGAAAATCGACTTTGGCCAATCTGTGCCCGAGCACAGTCTTTTGCTGCTCCACTGGTTTGCCAACACAATTGACATCgataataacaatataatatggctgacctttgacccaaaCAGTGGTGATTATGGTGCACATCATTATGGCAACTACGAGGGGCTGTTGGACCCACTGCCTCGGGGACATATCAGATACCAGTACTACGCTGTTGGAAATCTCAATCAAGAAACGTCCATGGAACTTCCATCTTACGTTGTCAATCCCCCACCAGAGTACGTGGGAACAAACAGAGACAGGATCATCATTCGTGTCAGAGAGCAGAACACAGGACGGCAAGGTTTGCAAAGGATAGACCAAGTGTATATCACACAGCATTACGACACTTCTGAATACCAGGGTACACCTTATGATCCAGCTCATACCTACAGGATCACTACTAACCTCTTGAGACAGATCAGAGAGTTTTCTGTGGGACAAAACCAACAGCAACTGTCACGTCTTAGAAACCGCTATGGAAGTAACGCTGATGATGTCCTGTTAAGGCACATCAGAAACATATGGGATGAACTTGCTTGCCTTGGACTGCTACTGTTTATTGTGATCCAAGAAAAGCACTCCATTAACCAACACAACTACAGACCAAAAAACGACTACAGACCAGAAACCACAAACAGACCAGAAACCAACAACAGACCggaaaacagacaaaatgatTGGTGTGATGATGCTTGTGTGCACTGCTGCCTTTTTATAACCATTTTGGttttagtaatattttttttgttcattccAAGCAGATTCTAA
- the LOC125878908 gene encoding uncharacterized protein LOC125878908 → MVKMSGRVTSCCVALFFALTSVTAVEKLNSINDLKKINFGKAVPKHSLLLLHWFANTVDINNNNIIQLTFDLNRGDYGSHHYGNFEGLLDPLPRGNGYRYYTIGNLNQETSMPLPSYVVHPQREYMGRNRDRIIIRVREQNTGWGALPRIDQVYITQHYDTSENQGTPYDPAHTYQITTDLLRQIRDFSAGQNQQQLLHLRNRYGSNADDFLLRDIRITWGDLACLGLLLFIVIQEKHSFNQRNNRPENNSRPVNYPRHENRRNDWVDGASERWTNIPRDFRGQSDVVVDFNNDEDHDASSMTWSRESGSEYISLPRCNIRRLFCILCIAALGLILLGIALFFSLRDNKTLF, encoded by the coding sequence ATGGTGAAGATGTCAGGAAGAGTCACCAGTTGCTGTGTGGCTCTGTTCTTTGCCTTGACCTCTGTGACAGCTGTAGAAAAACTCAATTCAATCAATGATTTGAAGAAAATCAATTTTGGAAAAGCTGTGCCCAAGCACAGTCTTTTGCTGCTCCACTGGTTTGCCAACACAGTTGATATCAACAATAACAATATCAtacagctgacctttgacctaaaCAGAGGAGATTATGGCTCACATCATTATGGCAACTTTGAGGGGCTGTTGGACCCACTGCCTCGGGGAAATGGATACAGATACTATACTATTGGCAACCTCAATCAAGAAACGTCCATGCCACTTCCATCTTATGTTGTCCACCCCCAAAGGGAGTATATGggaagaaacagagacagaatcaTCATTCGTGTCAGGGAGCAGAACACAGGATGGGGAGCTTTGCCAAGGATAGACCAAGTGTACATCACACAGCATTATGACACTTCTGAGAATCAGGGTACACCTTATGATCCAGCTCATACCTACCAGATCACTACTGACCTCTTGAGACAGATCAGAGATTTTTCTGCAGGACAAAACCAACAGCAACTCTTGCATCTGAGAAACCGCTATGGAAGTAACGCTGATGATTTCCTGTTAAGGGACATCAGAATAACATGGGGGGACCTTGCTTGCCTTGGACTGCTGCTGTTTATTGTGATCCAGGAAAAGCACTCCTTCAACCAACGCAATAACAGACCCGAAAACAACTCCAGACCGGTAAACTACCCCAGACatgaaaacagaagaaatgatTGGGTTGACGGTGCTTCAGAGAGATGGACCAACATTCCCAGAGATTTTAGAGGCCAAAGTGACGTTGTAGTGGATTTCAACAATGATGAGGACCATGATGCCAGCAGCATGACTTGGAGCAGAGAATCAGGCAGTGAATACATCTCATTACCCCGGTGCAACATCAGGAGGTTGTTCTGTATTTTATGTATCGCAGCCTTAGGTTTAATTTTATTGGGTATTgcgttatttttttctctaagagacaataaaactttattttag
- the LOC125878910 gene encoding uncharacterized protein LOC125878910 isoform X1 has translation MLSQTTQRSDPRQQQQTNAGVTVSFIKIRMMKMSGRVTGCCVALFFALSSVTAVERLNSIDDLKRINFGRDVPKHSLVLLYWFANIVDIDVNDDIQLTFDPNRGDYGSHHYGNFERMLDPLPQGSRYKYYTVGNIHQETPVELPSYVVRPQREYMGRNMDRIIIRVREQNAGGGALPRIDQVYITQHHENQRTYDPEHTYQITTNLLRQIREFSVGQNQQQLLRLRNRYGSNADDYQIRNTWGDLVGLGLLCFIVIQTRYSWNQKSSWTKHSYKSNNQNNDLILILLLLLFIFVVAFLSQPGK, from the exons ATGCTCTCACAAACAACACAGAGATCAGATCcccgacagcagcagcagaccaacGCAG GTGTTACAGTGAGCTTCATCAAAATAAG GATGATGAAGATGTCAGGAAGAGTCACTGGTTGCTGTGTAGCTCTGTTCTTTGCCCTGTCTTCTGTGACAGCTGTAGAAAGACTCAATTCAATTGATGATTTGAAGAGAATCAACTTTGGCCGAGATGTACCCAAACACAGTCTTGTGCTGCTCTACTGGTTTGCCAACATAGTTGACATTGACGTTAATGATGACAtacagctgacctttgacccaaaCAGAGGAGATTACGGGTCACATCATTATGGCAACTTTGAGAGGATGCTGGACCCACTGCCTCAGGGAAGCAGATACAAGTACTACACTGTAGGCAATATCCATCAGGAAACGCCTGTTGAACTTCCATCCTATGTCGTTCGTCCCCAAAGGGAGTACATGGGAAGAAACATGGACAGGATCATCATTCGTGTCAGGGAGCAGAACGCAGGAGGGGGAGCTTTGCCAAGGATAGACCAAGTGTATATCACACAGCATCATGAAAATCAGAGGACATATGATCCAGAACACACCTACCAGATCACCACTAACCTCTTGAGACAAATCAGAGAGTTTTCTGTGGGACAAAACCAACAGCAACTGTTGCGTCTCAGAAACCGCTATGGGAGTAACGCTGATGATTACCAGATCAGAAACACATGGGGTGACCTTGTTGGCCTTGGACTGCTGTGTTTTATCGTCATCCAAACAAGGTACTCCTGGAACCAaaaaagctcctggaccaaACACAGCTACAAATCAAATAACCAGAAtaatgatttgattttgattcttttattgcttttatttatctttgttgTGGCATTTTTGAGTCAACCTGGGAAGTAG